ATTTCTTATAGGTGCTTCTATTGGATATGTAACACTGTTTAAAAAATTATATATACTACTTCCTATATCACTATTCATTAAATTAGGTATCCAAGTCATAAAACTTCTAATAACTATGATCCATATCAATATATCAAATAGCTTATATAGTGCATACCCTATTAAACTTGTACTCATCTAAAAACCCCTCTACTTTTTATTTATTTTTTTATTATTTTGTATTTTGCCAAGGGAATAATGTTTTACTATTTTCAAGCTCTTTTTTTATACTAGCATCTATGTCTACATTATTAGGTGCTAATATAAATATTGCTTTAGATACCTTTTGTATTGTTCCATCTAATACATATACTGCTCCATTCATAAAATCAAATATAGATTTTCTAGCTGTAGCATCATTTAAGTTTTCTAAGTTAACTATAACAGCTCTCTTACTTTTTAAATGATCCGCTATAGTAGTTACTTCATCATACTTTTTAGGCTCTACTATTACTACTTTCATTTGTGTAGTAGTATGTAATTTAACAATATTATTTGTACTTTTTATTGCATTACCAATTCCTTCACCTATTTCTTCTTCTTCTACAACTATCTCTTCTTCTTCTTCCATGTACTCATAATCATCATCTTCATCAACCACCCAGTTTTTGAATTTCGAAAATAATCCATCTCCCATTGTTAACTTCCTCCTTAATATTTATTCATTAGTTTGCTATTTATTATAGTTTCTTGCTCCAAATATTGACGTCCCTACTCTTACAATCGTTGATCCTTCTTCTATGGCTATTTCATAATCATTACTCATACCCATAGATAAGTATTCCATAGATACATTCGGAATATTTTTTTGTTCAATACTTATAGATAAATCTTTAAGCCCCTTAAATACTTTTCTTACAGCTTCTTCATCTTCAGTAAAAGGTGCCATAGTCATAAGACCTCTTATTCTTATATTTTTGTATTTGTTAGATACATTTTCAATAAATTCTAAAACATTGCCTTCTTCTAATCCATGCTTACTTTCTTCTTTTGATATATTTACTTGAACTAAACAATTTATTGTTCTATTTATTTTTTCGGCTCTTTTTTGAATTTCTTCACATAAAACTTCTCTATCTAATGAATGTATCATGTAGACCTTGTCTATTATATACTTTACTTTATTAGTTTGTAAACTTCCTATTAAATGCCAATTAACCTTATCACCTAATACTTCATACTTCCTAGCAAGCTCTTGTGGTTTATTTTCACCTACATCTGTTACTCCATTGTTTATGGCTTCTTGTACATCATCTACATCTACGGTTTTAGTCACAGCTAACAACATAACATCATTTTCTTTTCTATTCGATTTTTCTGTTGATTTTTTTATATTATTTCTTATGTAATTTAAGTTTTCCTTTATGTCACTCATTTTTTCACCTACTTCATTTTAATATTTTTATTTATAGCATTTGGCCTTAAAATAATCTCATCGTATAAATTAACCGTCTTGGATCCATCTATATTGTTTTTATAATAATCTAGATATACAAACTCCTTATCTTCATGTTCTATTCCTTCTAATTCTATAAATTCAATATCTTGAGTTTGTTCATTTACTACATATACGCCTTTTTTTCCATTGACAACTTTTACAGAACTTTTAGGTATTTTTAAACCTTCTATTTGTTTATATATTATATCAAATTCTTCTACTCTTGTATCGTAAATTCCTACATTTTGATTAGTTATTTTAAATATAATAGTAACATTTGATCCATTTTTTTCTATTTGATCTACTTTCGCATCTATTTCTTCTTTATTTAATACTATTTTTAAAGTTTCACCTTTTACAAAATTTTTTGATTCATCTTTTGATATGCATGTTACTATATAAGATTCATAATTATTTATAATTCTAGCTATAGGTTCTCCTTTTTTTATTGTCGAATTATCTTTTACTTGTGTATAGTTATTTTCTTCTTTTTCTATATCGTTACTAGTTATTTTTTTCAATTCATCCAGTGTATATTTATTTTCCATATTATCAAACTTATATGATATAACTCCTGACACTTCTGTACTAACATAAGATGTACTTTTTTCTTTTTCACTTTGAAGAATTTTTTTCTCCTCTTTTTTATTTTTTAATTTATTTTCTTCTATTTCTTTAGCTATTTCATTACTTGACTCACTTACTGATTTTGTAATATTTTTAATGTCTTCATTAGCTTTATTTATTTTTTTATCTATTTTATCGACTTTTTTATCTTTCTTTATATATGCTATTGTTTCATTTTTCCTTACTTTATCTCCATCTTTAAATTTTAAATCTAAAATCCCATTATCCTGTGAAGTTATTAAATACTCTTCTCTAACTATTATACCCTTAGTTTTCATAGTGGCTTTAAACTCCTCTACTTCTAATGCTAGTGTTTTTGTATTTTTACTTAAAAATACTAGTGATATTTGAAATATTAAATATATAAATACTCCTAGTATTAAAACCTTAGAGCGTCTTATTTTTCTCAATATTTTTCTCCTTTCAATGCAAATAATTTACTTAATTATTTCTCCAATAACCACCATATATCCTCTTATTGTAATTTACAAAAGGATTACATACTTTTTATAATTTCTACTAAAATACATATTTAACGCTAATGTGTAACATAAGTAGCTAATTTTAATTATGTAAGTAAATGCTTTCAACATGAAAATAGACTAATTTAATAAATTAGCCTATTTTATAATTTCAATTATTTATTTTTTAATTTTTCTACCCAAAAATCTGCATTTTCAATTCCTAGTTTGATAGGATCAAAGTTTATATTTTCTCTAGGTATATTAGCTTTCTTTTGCTCTTCATAATCTTTGAGAGCTACTAATGCAGGTTTGGCTATTATCAATATAGCTATTATATTTAACCATGCCATCATACCTACACCTATATCCCCCATTGCCCAAGCCAATGTTGCTGTTTTTATGCATCCATAATAAGTTGCACATAATAACACTATTTTTAAACCTACCATTACATATTTTTTCGAGTTGTCATTGCCTTTAAATATCTTTTTATATAAATAAGCTAAATTAACCTCTGCTATATAGTAATAAGCCATTAATGTTGTAAATGCAAAGAAGAATAATGCTATTGCTACGAAAGCTGCTCCAAATCCTGGTATTAATTTATCTACTGCTATCTGTGTAAATGCAGGGCCAAAATCTACTCCTGGTAAATTTTCTACTATCATTTGACCTTTAGCATTCAATACATTATAACTTCCTGTCATTAATATCATAAATCCTGTTGCTGAACATACAAATAATGTATCTACATATACTGAAAATGCTTGAACAAAACCTTGCTTAGCTGGATGACTAACTTCTGCAGCTGCAGCTGCTTGAGGTCCTGTTCCTTGACCTGCCTCATTTGAATAAACTCCACGTTTTACTCCCCATGCTATTGTTGACCCTATTATTCCTGCAAATGCTTGTTCTGATCCAAACGCAGATTTAAATATTAATGATAATACATCTGGTAATTTCTCTATATTTACAAATATTATTACTAAAGCCATTAGTATATATGCAGCTCCCATAAATGGTACTATTAACTCTGCTGCTGAACTAATTCTTTTTATACCACCAAATATTATAAGTGCCAATAATGCTACCACAAATATTCCAGCTATCCAAGTTTGCATTCCAAAAGCATTTTGCACTCCTACTACTATTGAATTTGCTTGAACACCCGGTAAGAAAAATCCTGTTGCTAATACTGTCGCTACTGCAAATAGTATAGAGTACCATTTTAATCCCATACATTTTTCTATATAATAAGCTGGACCACCTCTATATTGCCCATCGTCTACTTCTTTATAAATTTGTGCCAGAGTAGATTCAACAAATGCTGAGCCTGCTCCCAAAAATGCTATTGCCCACATCCAAAATAGTGCTCCAGGTCCTCCCATCGCTATAGCCGTTGCAACTCCAGCTATATTTCCAGTTCCTATACGACCTGCTAATGCTGTACATAAAGCTTGAAATGAAGATATTCCTTCTGCTGATTTTTCGCCTTTCACAAGTAAGATTACCATTTCTTTAATGTGTCTAACTTGTAAAAATCTAGTTCTAAGAGAAAAATAAACTCCTGCCCCTAAACAAAGCCCTATCAACCAATTACTCCAAATCACACTATTAATCGCATTAATCACAGATTCCATAAACTATCCCCCTATATAATTTTTAGGAATTCATCCCAACTCAAAATAATTTTTATGATTCCTGGATTTAATTTCCTTAATAAATTATACTCATCTCCTATATTTTTAGTGTGTTAAGCAATGGTTAAATATGTTAATATTTCATTAATTAGCATCATATATTTAAATAAACCTTAATCTTTTATTTATTTTTTCGTTAAGTATATTAATTGCCTGTAAAATTTATAAAAACATATTATACATAAATATCAAAAGGCCCTTTAGTATAAAAATACACTAAAAAGCCCTTTTGATTTATTTAATATTTTTTACTCTTTGTTTATTTCTTTCCACCCAGAAATCAGCATTTTCTATTCCTAATTTCTTAGGATCAAAATATATCTCCTCTCTAGGTACTCCAGATTTTAATTGACTTTCATAATCTTTAAAGCACTTCATAGCTATATTTGATAAGCCAAGTATAGCTACTATATTAAGCCATGCCATACTTCCAACTCCTATATCCCCTAATGTCCATGCTAGTGCTGCTGTTTTTACACAACCAAATGCTACTGCTCCTAGTAACACAATTCTTAATAAATTTATTCCTAATTTACTGCTACTTCCGCCTGTTATTTTCTTACATATATATGTTACGTTAACTTCAGCTATATAATAATATGCCATTAACGTTGTAAATGCAAAGAAGAATAATGCTATTGCTACAAAAGCTTCCCCAAATCCTGGAATCAAGCTACTTACAGCAGTTTGAGTATATATAGGTCCTATCTCTGCTCCCGGAAGATTTTCTACTATCATAGCTCCACCTTCACCTATTACATTGTAGCTTCCTGTCATTAATATCATAAATCCTGTTGCTGAACATACAAATAATGTATCTACATATACTGAAAATGCTTGAACTAAACCTTGCTTAGCTGGATGTGTTACTTCAGCTGCTGCTGCCGCTTGAGGTCCTGTTCCTTGACCAGCCTCATTTGAGTAAACTCCACGTTTTACTCCCCATGCTATTGTTGATCCTATTATTCCTGCAAATGCTTGTTCTGCTCCAAATGCAGATTTAAATATTAATGCTATTACATCTGGCAATTGTCCTATATTAACAGCTATTATCACCAAAGACATTAATATATATAACCCACCCATAAAAGGTACTATTAATTCTGCAGCAGATCCAATTCTTTTTATTCCACCAAATATTATAAGTGCTAATAAAATTACTAAAACTATAGCTATTATTTGAGGATTTATATTAAATGCATTTTTTACTGCTACAGCTATTGAATTAGATTGAACTCCTGGTAAAAATAGTCCTGTTGCTAATACTGTTGCTATTGCAAATAATATGCCATACCACTTAGAAAAAGTTGTATTTCCAAATCCTTTTTCAATATAATATGCTGGCCCTCCTCTATATTGTCCATCATGTTCTTCTTTATATATTTGAGCTAATGCAGATTCTGCAAATGCTGACCCTGCTCCTAAAAATGCTATTGCCCACATCCAAAATAATGCTCCTGGACCTCCCATTGCTATAGCCGTTGCAACTCCGGCTATATTACCTGTTCCTATACGCCCTGCTAAAGCAGTACATAGTGCTTGAAATGAAGATATTCCCTCTGCTGATTTTTCTCCTTTAAATAACAATGTTACCATTTCTTTAATGTTTCTAACTTGTGAAAATCTGGTTCTAAAAGAAAAATAAATTCCTGCACCTAAACATAAATATACAAGCCAATTACTCCAAATGACATTATTGATAGCATTAACAATTCCTTCCATAAGATACCCTCCTAGATAAAATAATAAAATTGAGATTAAATATATATTTCTTTATAAGTACGTTTAAAACTTAATCTCTTCAAAATAATAATTCAATAAAAATTTAATTACACCTTTTTATTTTTTCAATTTTCTGAATTTTAAAATCGTAAATATATTCTGAAAATTAAAATTATATCAAAGTATATAAATAAAATATATATTAATATACTATAATATTATACAAATTTAAGCTCCATTATAATAAAAAATTTATTTATATATCTAATGATTATCTATTAAATCAATATTGTATTAGGTAATAAAAAAAGGTTAATTTTATATTATAAAAAATTAACCTTTTTTCCTTACTATAACAAAATAGTTATTATATTCATACTACCTTCATTTATGATTTTTTGTAATGTTTTTTGTATTTTTATTCTTATTTCTTCTGGCATAGTATATAACTTACTTTGTAGTTGTTCTTTAACTAAATCATGTAATGATTTTCCAAACATATTTGATGACCATATTTCACTTGGATTTTGCTCAAACTCATCTTGTAAGTACTTAACCATCTCTTCTCCTTGATTTTGGCTTCCAACTATAGGAGATATTTCAGTTGATATGTCTGCTTTTATAATATGAAGAGAAGGAGCATTAGCTCTTAATTTAACACCATATTGTTTTCCTTGTTTTATTATTTCTGGTTCTTCTAAGCTAAGTTCTTCTAATGATGGTGCTACAACACCATATCCCTTAGTCTTAGCATCTATTAAAGCAGACTCTATTTTATCATACTCATTTTTAACTCTTGATAATTTAGTTACAAGACTTAATAATTGATGATCTCCTTCTATCTTAAATCCACTTTTTTCTTCTAAAACATTATAGAATAATCCTTGTTTAGCTGCTAAATCTATAGTTATTACACCTTCACCAAGCTCAACATTGTCTACCGAAGTATCCTCTAAAAACTCCAACTCAGAAAATCCTTCCACAATCGCATTTATATCTCTTATTTTGCCTATCTCTGCTATACTTTCTTTTAATGCGAATATTATATTATTTTTTACCCAATGGTTTGTTTCTAGGCCTTCTATCCATTCTGGTAAGTTTATTCTTATTTCATTTAATGGAAAATCATAAAGTACTGTTTCCATAACATTTTCTATATCTTCTTCGTCCATAGCTAAAACATTTAATGGAACTATAGGTGCATCATACTTTTCTTCTAATTCTGCTCTCAATAGTTCAGTTTCTTCACTATCAGGGTCTAATGTATTTAATACAATTGCAAATGGCTTGTTAAGTGATTTTAATTCAGATATAACTCTCTCTTCAGCTGAAAGATAATTGCCTCTATCTATTCCAGTTACTGATCCATCTGTAAGTACTACTATACCTAAAGTAGAATGATCTCTTATAACTTTTTTAGTTCCTATTTCTGCTGCTTGTTCAAATGTCATAGCTTCTTGTGACCATGGTGTCGAAACTAATCTTTGTTTTCCATCTTCTTCATGGCCTAAAGCCCCATCTACTATGTATCCTACACAATCAACCATTCTAACTTTTAAAGATACTGTGTCTCTTATTTTTATTTCCACTCCATCTGCTGGAACAAATTTTGGCTCAACTGTCATAATAGTTTTCCCTGATCCACTTTGTGGTATTTCATCCTGAGTTCTTTCTCTTTTGAAATCATTCTCTATGTTTGGTAATACTAATTTTTCCATAAACTTTCTTATAAATGTAGATTTTCCTGTTCTCACAGGTCCTACTACACCAATATATATATCTCCCTGTGTTCTTTTTGCTATGTCTTCATATATGTTGTTCATTAAATTCCCCTCCTGCATATAGTTTCTTAATAAATTATATTTAGGATTTAGGACTATTATTACTAATAATTTTATTTTATTTTAAATATTAAAGTAAATTTTATCTTAATTTTATAAAGAAAATTTAATTATATAAAATTTAAAATAGATTATTACATAAAAAACTTAATTATTTTATTTATAAAAAATTTACTTTAATCATATGAAAAAAAGCTAGGATTAAAATCCTAGCTTATCTTCAACTACTTCTTCCATTTCATGAGTTTTGTTTCGCATCATCAATTCTATCACTACTTCATTTGGATTTAACCCATTATGTAATACTGAATATATTGCATTAGTTATCGGCATATCTATTTTAAAATCTTTAGCCACTTCATGTGCTACCTCTGTAGCTGTAATTCCCTCGACTACCATTTTTACTTCTTTTAATGTTTCATCTAAAGTTTTACCTTGACCTATTAGTATACCGGCTCTTCTATTTCTACTGTGCATACTCGTACAAGTAACTATTAGATCACCTATACCTGAAAGTCCTGCAAAAGTAGATGAATTAGCACCCATTGCTTGACCTAGCCTTCCGATTTCTCTAATTCCTCTAGTCATCAAAGCTGCCTTAGCATTATCACCATATCCTAATCCATCACATATACCAGCTCCAAAGGCTATTATATTCTTTAAAGCTCCACCTAATTCAACACCTACTATATCAGGATTTGTATATACTCTAAACTTAGGGCTCATAAATATGTCCTGAACACTTTGAGCTATTTCTAAATCCTTAGATGCTACTACAACTGTTGTAGGTATATCCTTAGCTACTTCCTCTGCATGTGATGGACCAGATAATGTTACATATGGATTATTTGGTAACTCTTGCTCACATACTTCCGATAGTCTAAGCCCAGTTCCTTTTTCAAGTCCTTTTGCAACATCAACAATTATCTGGTCATCTTTAACAAATGTTTTTATTTGTTTACAAACACTTCTTATTGCTTGTGATGGCACTGCTAATACTATTATCTTACTATCTTTTATTGCCTCTTCTATGTCTGTAGTTAATGTTATGTTATTTGGAAACAATACTCCAGGCAAATAGTCTATATTTTCTCTTGTTCTATTTATCTTTTCAGCTTGTTCTTCACTTAAAGTCCACATATTTACTTGATAGCCTTTTTTAGCTAGTACAAGTCCTAATGCACTTCCCCAGCTTCCAGCTCCTAGTATACATAATTTTTCCATTTAAAACACCACCTAACCATGCTAAATTATTCTTTTTTTTGACCTATCTTTCTCTCAGTTCCTTTTAATAATCTTTTTATATTTTCTCTGTGAGTATATATAACTGATATAGTTAAAAATAATGTAACCAATAGACCTTTTTTATTATTTAAAAACATCATAAATATAGGAGACATTGATATACCTAATACTGAACCTAACGATACATATTTAGTTACAGCTACAATTATTAAGAATATACCAAAGCAAGTTAATGCTATTATAGGATTTACAGCAATCATAGCTCCTAAAGATGTAGCCACGCCTTTGCCCCCTCTAAAACCTAAGAATGCAGGCCAATTATGACCACATACAACACCTATAACAGCTATATATCCAGATGTAACCACATCAATTCCTGTAAATCTTGCTACAATTTGTGCTATAAATACAGCAATCATACCCTTCAATAAATCTCCTAAAAATGTAATTGCTCCTGCCTTTTTACCAAGAGTTCTTAGCACATTTGTTGATCCTGCATTACCAGAACCTTGAGTTCTTATATCAACACCAATCATTTTTTTAGCTACTAAATAAGACGTTGATATATTTCCTAAAAGATAGGCAATTATAATAATTAATATATAGCTAAGCATATTAATCCCCCTTAGGTAGTTTTATTAACCTCTATTTTTTTCTCTGTACTCAAATTGTACTGGTGTACCTTCAAATCCAAAGTTTTCTCTTATCTTATTTTCAAGATATCTTTGATATGAGAAGTGAGTTAACTTTTTATCGTTTATAAATAATGTAAATTTAGGTGGCTTAACTCCAGTTTGAGATCCATAATAAATCTTTAATCTCTTTCCTTTATCTGATGGTGGTTGATTTAACATTACAGCTTCACCAATTACATCATTTAATGCTGAAGTAGATACTCTTTTAGCATGTTCACTTGCTACATATTCTGCTACT
Above is a genomic segment from Romboutsia lituseburensis containing:
- a CDS encoding YggS family pyridoxal phosphate-dependent enzyme, with amino-acid sequence MSDIKENLNYIRNNIKKSTEKSNRKENDVMLLAVTKTVDVDDVQEAINNGVTDVGENKPQELARKYEVLGDKVNWHLIGSLQTNKVKYIIDKVYMIHSLDREVLCEEIQKRAEKINRTINCLVQVNISKEESKHGLEEGNVLEFIENVSNKYKNIRIRGLMTMAPFTEDEEAVRKVFKGLKDLSISIEQKNIPNVSMEYLSMGMSNDYEIAIEEGSTIVRVGTSIFGARNYNK
- a CDS encoding YggT family protein, translating into MSTSLIGYALYKLFDILIWIIVIRSFMTWIPNLMNSDIGSSIYNFLNSVTYPIEAPIRNVMYKYSSGPVDFSPMIAILVLMLLKRVALLIF
- the spoIVA gene encoding stage IV sporulation protein A — encoded protein: MNNIYEDIAKRTQGDIYIGVVGPVRTGKSTFIRKFMEKLVLPNIENDFKRERTQDEIPQSGSGKTIMTVEPKFVPADGVEIKIRDTVSLKVRMVDCVGYIVDGALGHEEDGKQRLVSTPWSQEAMTFEQAAEIGTKKVIRDHSTLGIVVLTDGSVTGIDRGNYLSAEERVISELKSLNKPFAIVLNTLDPDSEETELLRAELEEKYDAPIVPLNVLAMDEEDIENVMETVLYDFPLNEIRINLPEWIEGLETNHWVKNNIIFALKESIAEIGKIRDINAIVEGFSELEFLEDTSVDNVELGEGVITIDLAAKQGLFYNVLEEKSGFKIEGDHQLLSLVTKLSRVKNEYDKIESALIDAKTKGYGVVAPSLEELSLEEPEIIKQGKQYGVKLRANAPSLHIIKADISTEISPIVGSQNQGEEMVKYLQDEFEQNPSEIWSSNMFGKSLHDLVKEQLQSKLYTMPEEIRIKIQKTLQKIINEGSMNIITILL
- a CDS encoding alanine/glycine:cation symporter family protein: MESVINAINSVIWSNWLIGLCLGAGVYFSLRTRFLQVRHIKEMVILLVKGEKSAEGISSFQALCTALAGRIGTGNIAGVATAIAMGGPGALFWMWAIAFLGAGSAFVESTLAQIYKEVDDGQYRGGPAYYIEKCMGLKWYSILFAVATVLATGFFLPGVQANSIVVGVQNAFGMQTWIAGIFVVALLALIIFGGIKRISSAAELIVPFMGAAYILMALVIIFVNIEKLPDVLSLIFKSAFGSEQAFAGIIGSTIAWGVKRGVYSNEAGQGTGPQAAAAAEVSHPAKQGFVQAFSVYVDTLFVCSATGFMILMTGSYNVLNAKGQMIVENLPGVDFGPAFTQIAVDKLIPGFGAAFVAIALFFFAFTTLMAYYYIAEVNLAYLYKKIFKGNDNSKKYVMVGLKIVLLCATYYGCIKTATLAWAMGDIGVGMMAWLNIIAILIIAKPALVALKDYEEQKKANIPRENINFDPIKLGIENADFWVEKLKNK
- the plsY gene encoding glycerol-3-phosphate 1-O-acyltransferase PlsY gives rise to the protein MNMLSYILIIIIAYLLGNISTSYLVAKKMIGVDIRTQGSGNAGSTNVLRTLGKKAGAITFLGDLLKGMIAVFIAQIVARFTGIDVVTSGYIAVIGVVCGHNWPAFLGFRGGKGVATSLGAMIAVNPIIALTCFGIFLIIVAVTKYVSLGSVLGISMSPIFMMFLNNKKGLLVTLFLTISVIYTHRENIKRLLKGTERKIGQKKE
- a CDS encoding cell division protein SepF, producing MGDGLFSKFKNWVVDEDDDYEYMEEEEEIVVEEEEIGEGIGNAIKSTNNIVKLHTTTQMKVVIVEPKKYDEVTTIADHLKSKRAVIVNLENLNDATARKSIFDFMNGAVYVLDGTIQKVSKAIFILAPNNVDIDASIKKELENSKTLFPWQNTK
- a CDS encoding NAD(P)H-dependent glycerol-3-phosphate dehydrogenase is translated as MEKLCILGAGSWGSALGLVLAKKGYQVNMWTLSEEQAEKINRTRENIDYLPGVLFPNNITLTTDIEEAIKDSKIIVLAVPSQAIRSVCKQIKTFVKDDQIIVDVAKGLEKGTGLRLSEVCEQELPNNPYVTLSGPSHAEEVAKDIPTTVVVASKDLEIAQSVQDIFMSPKFRVYTNPDIVGVELGGALKNIIAFGAGICDGLGYGDNAKAALMTRGIREIGRLGQAMGANSSTFAGLSGIGDLIVTCTSMHSRNRRAGILIGQGKTLDETLKEVKMVVEGITATEVAHEVAKDFKIDMPITNAIYSVLHNGLNPNEVVIELMMRNKTHEMEEVVEDKLGF
- a CDS encoding HlyD family efflux transporter periplasmic adaptor subunit encodes the protein MICIERRKILRKIRRSKVLILGVFIYLIFQISLVFLSKNTKTLALEVEEFKATMKTKGIIVREEYLITSQDNGILDLKFKDGDKVRKNETIAYIKKDKKVDKIDKKINKANEDIKNITKSVSESSNEIAKEIEENKLKNKKEEKKILQSEKEKSTSYVSTEVSGVISYKFDNMENKYTLDELKKITSNDIEKEENNYTQVKDNSTIKKGEPIARIINNYESYIVTCISKDESKNFVKGETLKIVLNKEEIDAKVDQIEKNGSNVTIIFKITNQNVGIYDTRVEEFDIIYKQIEGLKIPKSSVKVVNGKKGVYVVNEQTQDIEFIELEGIEHEDKEFVYLDYYKNNIDGSKTVNLYDEIILRPNAINKNIKMK
- a CDS encoding alanine/glycine:cation symporter family protein; translated protein: MEGIVNAINNVIWSNWLVYLCLGAGIYFSFRTRFSQVRNIKEMVTLLFKGEKSAEGISSFQALCTALAGRIGTGNIAGVATAIAMGGPGALFWMWAIAFLGAGSAFAESALAQIYKEEHDGQYRGGPAYYIEKGFGNTTFSKWYGILFAIATVLATGLFLPGVQSNSIAVAVKNAFNINPQIIAIVLVILLALIIFGGIKRIGSAAELIVPFMGGLYILMSLVIIAVNIGQLPDVIALIFKSAFGAEQAFAGIIGSTIAWGVKRGVYSNEAGQGTGPQAAAAAEVTHPAKQGLVQAFSVYVDTLFVCSATGFMILMTGSYNVIGEGGAMIVENLPGAEIGPIYTQTAVSSLIPGFGEAFVAIALFFFAFTTLMAYYYIAEVNVTYICKKITGGSSSKLGINLLRIVLLGAVAFGCVKTAALAWTLGDIGVGSMAWLNIVAILGLSNIAMKCFKDYESQLKSGVPREEIYFDPKKLGIENADFWVERNKQRVKNIK